Proteins encoded within one genomic window of Carassius gibelio isolate Cgi1373 ecotype wild population from Czech Republic chromosome A4, carGib1.2-hapl.c, whole genome shotgun sequence:
- the LOC127978850 gene encoding zinc finger protein 800: protein MEETPANEKSCQTDEVTGEAVVPGPDHASKTLVYSTEPGDPPLLQTPLLTSKSGIQQIIECFRTGTAQLKHILLKEVDTIFECKLCRSLFRGLPNLIKHKEMYCFTRMPEPDDPSVDRKKSIKELLQAINPCFDKEEYVLKLDPIAGNQNAVYQYLSKEDDLPPSSRSSNLMDTDGWTHYHSNGQEAYMEEVWLEEEENNSIDEEDERENMDKGEENKGPQRSEEPEEPTEDLAACKCLLCNRTYRVRGHLKRHLQTVHKIVSPGSTASSSDSTCSSMKMPNGKVPDNPNTSPSSSSNSQSQKSPKEDKVPSKAHLAIGFDFKAHFCKLCRRTFSSVQNLEKHIELHTDNGTDFFVKFYSCPLCHYKTRRKRDVLRHLSELHKKTSSYLSRISQSLESYAVKKPAEVVLNKEEEKVQGQQEEVKVHNKHNSPYLTRRNLPPKAFGIMTKKTLKTGNKKCHDKVTPDKQLKPSSPKGSASKKSMHMCNICGQSFKKTRYLGLHKRSHLKSATRSAGIRTRSKASFDIC from the exons TCTATTCCACAGAACCTGGAGATCCTCCTTTGCTACAAACACCGCTGCTCACCTCCAAATCTGGCATCCAGCAGATCATTGAATGTTTCCGCACAG GGACTGCACAGCTGAAACACATTCTCCTCAAAGAGGTGGACACAATCTTTGAATGCAAACTCTGCCGCAGTCTCTTCCGTGGCCTTCCCAATCTGATCAAACACAAGGAAATGTATTGTTTCACTCGAATGCCTGAACCTGATG ACCCTTCTGTAGATCGCAAGAAGAGCATAAAAGAACTTCTCCAAGCTATCAATCCCTGCTTTGATAAAGAGGAATATGTACTGAAACTGGATCCCATTGCTGGCAACCAGAATGCTGTGTACCAGTACCTGTCCAAAGAAGACGACCTGCCACCTTCATCTCGAAGCTCCAACCTCATGGACACAGACGGCTGGACACACTACCACTCCAACGGCCAGGAAGCATACATGGAGGAGGTCTGGTTGGAAGAAGAGGAGAACAATAGCATTGATGAGGAAGATGAgagagagaacatggacaagggAGAAGAAAACAAGGGGCCTCAGCGTAGTGAAGAACCTGAGGAGCCAACAGAAGACCTGGCCGCCTGCAAATGCCTTCTCTGCAACAGGACATACAGGGTTCGAGGTCACCTTAAGAGGCACCTACAGACTGTTCACAAGATAGTATCTCCTGGTTCAACAGCCAGCTCCAGTGATTCCACATGCAGCTCCATGAAAATGCCCAATGGTAAAGTTCCAGACAATCCCAACACCAGTCCCAGCTCTTCCTCTAACTCCCAGAGCCAGAAGAGCCCCAAGGAGGACAAAGTCCCATCCAAGGCTCACTTAGCCATAGGTTTTGACTTCAAGGCACACTTCTGCAAGCTCTGCAGGCGGACCTTCAGCTCCGTGCAAAACCTGGAGAAACACATTGAGCTGCACACTGATAATGGCACAGACTTCTTTGTCAAGTTTTACAGCTGCCCGCTCTGCCACTACAAGACACGCCGCAAAAGGGACGTGCTACGCCATCTCTCAGAGCTCCACAAGAAGACGTCCTCCTACCTGAGCAGGATCTCCCAGTCGCTGGAGAGCTACGCCGTCAAGAAGCCAGCGGAAGTCGTGTTGAACAAAGAAGAGGAGAAAGTTCAAGGTCAACAAGAAGAAGTGAAAGTCCACAACAAACACAATTCACCATATCTGACACGCAGGAACTTGCCTCCAAAAGCTTTTGGCATAATGaccaaaaagactttgaaaacaggCAACAAGAAGTGCCACGACAAGGTGACACCTGACAAACAATTGAAGCCTAGTAGCCCAAAAGGGAGTGCCTCCAAGAAATCTATGCACATGTGTAACATCTGCGGCCAGAGCTTTAAAAAGACAAGATACCTAGGGTTGCACAAGAGAAGCCACCTGAAATCTGCAACCAGGAGCGCAGGTATCAGAACGAGATCCAAGGCAAGCTTTG ATATCTGCTGA